The DNA segment AAGATTTGTGTAAGGGGAGTAAGAGGTGTGCTAGCCATTGGACTATATTGTTACACATGGATGGTAGATGTGAAACCCCATCTGGCAAAAGAGACAACATGCGACTTTTGCCTATAAAAATTTAGGGGTTGTAAAAGGATGTGGTGCAATTACTTAAAAAGTAAAGCATACCTATATGGAGTTATGATTTATGGTGTCTGTAAATGGAGAAAAACTTGGTGGGGAACTTGAAATTGTTTTAACTGGAACAAATGGCAGATAATATTTTGTTGGATGGGTATTTAAGGCTTTacaattaacatatttttgtaaaaatatacatCTCAAATTCAATACAGGCATAACTTTGTTtaacttgaaatgtttttttttttttttttttttttttaaagaaaaatttctgTCATAGTCAAGTGGGGACAAATCAGTGTAATAATGGTACCAGTATTATCTCTGATTATCTCCCTGCATTATGCAAAGAATCAggtttacatatatttttgtttttcaagaaaaattgtaATGTGTAAACAGGTGATAAATATAAACTAAGAATTCTAAAGTAGATGTGTTCCAAAGGGAAAATAAGCACGctttattttgtcattactttttacTTGCTGTGgctatagatttttaaaaaaaaattacttggattatatattctttttcgaaaagaagttttagtaaaaatcatttaaattttagttttcttTCAGGGCATTCTagtctgaaatattttatagtatACTACAGAGCCACCTAAGTTGAGTGTGAGTACCGGTAGTATTAAACATTGTTACATGTATTGCAAAGAATATTGTGTGAGGCATTtgtagtttaaaatatttttggtacaTTACAGAGCAACTACGAGTGGTGTGTGAGGCATTtgtagtttaaaatatttttggtacaTTACAGAGCAATTATGAGTGGTGTGTGAGGCACTtgtagtttaaaatatttttggtacaTTACAGAGCAACTGCGAGTGGTGTGTGAGGCATTtttagtttaaaatgttttttggtACATTACAGATAAACTACGAGTGGTGTGTGAGGCATTTgtagtttaaaatgttttttggtACATTACAGAACAACTACGAGTGGTGTGTGAGGCATTTgtagtttaaaatgttttttggtATATTACAGAACAACTACGAGTGGTGTGTGAGGCATTTgtagtttaaaatgttttttggtATATTACAGAACAACTACGAGTGGTGTGTGAGGCATTTgtagtttaaaatgttttttggtATATTACAGAACAACTACGAGTGGTGTGTGAGGCATTTgtagtttaaaatgtttttggtaTATTACAGAGCAACTACGAGTGGTGTGTGAGGCATTtgtagtttaaaatatttttggtatatTACAGAACAACTACGAGTGGTGTGTGAGGCATTTGCAGCTGCCCAGAATCTTCTCAAACTGGAGCTTACTATAGAAGAGAAAACTAAACTAGAGAAGTTAGTCATATTATTTATCAAATGTCTTTGAAAGCTTTGGTGTCATAATGTTAAAGACTTGCTTTAATGTCAGAGGTCAATAGCTTTTAAGTAAAGATTTTGTGGTTCTGCTAGATAAGTAAAATTTAGCATGTTCTGATATTTTTGATATCAGACATTGAAATGAATTTGTTGATGATAATATCCAAAGTAATgcttaaaacatgaaaagtcCAAAAAAAGTGAGTTTTTAAGTTTCTACTGCCTTATCAGTGTTCCTAGAGTCTGTACCGATACTAATTtgttccctgcaagtaactgccagcttcttcacatgaatcagatgtagaggatgaatgatttcagatataATATTTCTATTCTAGTAAATCATCATATCTCCCCCGGAATTTGAACTCGTGACACTGCAAACTGGGCAACAAACTCATGACCCCACAATCCATAGATTTGTACTCTCCCTGTTGAACTAAGCAGGCAGGCATAAAATTAAGCAGGTGTGTTAGtaagcatataataaaatttgtgtttttatttaggAGGAAGACACATTCTCACCCAGAAGTGATGGACATTCACCAGCAGCTACAGGAGAACTCTCTCTCCCAGATCAAACTTCCACGTGACATTTCTAGTACAGACATTCCCTCCCAGCCTGATTCCAATACCTCCTCTCCAAGAATGAGACACAGACTGTCACCCCTTCTGTATGCTAAAAATTCTTCACAAACCCAGAACCAGTCTAGTCCACAAGAAAGTCAAGATCAAGTCTCTGGTTCAAAAAGAAGCCATCAAATTGGACCATATGTGAATGCTAAAGCAGCAATGGTCAAGTCTTGGATGCCAAAATTAAACAAACCTACTGCAGGAAGCGTAGAATTATCAGTtccaaaattaaacataaaatcacTTAATTTGGTCGGCAAGTTGAAAACTGGCAGAGAAGATGCAAGCCGTCTGTTTTCTAAGGTGCCTGGTACTAGCATCTTCTACAAGAAAGATAAAAGAACATCAGACACAGTTGATGAACCAGATGTGTTCATTAATGTTGACAATACAATGAAAGCTCCACAAAGAACCCAAAGTGACAGAAAAAGAACTTTCAGTAAGGATGACTCATCTCTGGATGAATCCTTTGAAGTAACAGAAACTGATCTTGAGAAAGAAGTAGTTCTAGACAGTTGTGGTATCCTAGCAACAAGTGCCAAACAAATTCTAGAATCACCTCAATATTCTGTAGACGAGCCAGATGATAATGTAGAAGAAGTCCAGTTAGAACTTGAATCATCAGTAACTGAAGTCAAAAAAGATGAACAAGAAGAAGGGGAGATTGTGTTTGATATAGGTGAACTGCAGAAAGCCGGTGAAAATGAAACAAAGCCTACTGCGGAAGTTGGAACAAGTGAAGTAGGTGTCAGAAGATCAGCTgcttcatttaaatgtttttgtagaGAAACTGATAGTTGTCCTCACAAAGTAAATGAAGCACTAGAAGATGTATGGATTAAAAGAACTGATGTAAAAGCAGatgaagaaaatacaccaacaaGCTTAGATCTCAGTCTGGGACAGAAAAGAGTGATCGACAACTCTGAGGCAGACAAAATCCTCTCTAAATACAGTAAAGCTAAGCAAGCCTTGTCCCACCCAAGCATGAGGAACAGTATGAGTGATTCAGCAATTGCTGGAAAAGACATCACTGTAGCCTTCACCAATGTGGCAGATGATGCTGAAAGTCCAAAGGCTGTTCTAGAGTATGATTTTGAAGCAAATCCTAAACTTCAGAAGAAATTGCCAAATTTACTACAAAGTACGAAAATGCCGAGAAAGTCTCACCGAATCTATGAAAGTCTGAAACAGCATATTGAAAAACAGTTGTGTGACCAAACTTGTCAATCCACTATTATATTCATATAAAGGTAAAAGTAAGTAGAAAGTTAGGGAACAACCCACATAAAGGTATGCCTTAACCCGTCAAATATTGacttgtttgatttgtttttcttttaaactgaTAAGGAGATTGAGCATTGTACTTTTTGCAGTATACAGACATTGATATATGAacctactgtaaaatcattaatattcatggatgTCTATTTTTGTAGATTTCATGTTGGTACTAATCCCAATGAACACGTAAAATTTCTATTCCTTGTGTCTTCAACCTTGAAACCTGCAAATATTTATCCCCACAAAATGGCCCTTTTGGCCAAAACCAAATACAAACAAACTTATGtccatgaaatgaaatgattttacagtatgagAGAGAGTTAATGGTGTCAAATTTTGTGCATGACGTTTGGGTTCATTATTAGTCGGATAAATGTAGTTTAGCATAATTGTGATAATATTTCTGtgagcatgttagaatgaaaatcaTCAAGGAACTTGCATGGTCTATGGCCTGATATACCATAATGCATCTTCCATATGCTTATTTAATCACCAAAGCTGCATCTTTCTTGGTTATTACCTGTGTATCTAAACTCTGACCCGTGGTATATCAGATGATAAACTATGCCAAGACATATTGATAGTCTCATCACTCCTTGAACATACACATTCCTTATACACTATGCCATTGTTTTTCACATTGTTCCATAATGATACCATTTGTatcagtttttattttacatttcacaaTGTCATATAGATTATATTAGGTTGTTTATTCATTGCACAATTTTTTCTTGCTCATTATATGGCTTACatacatagaaatatatttaacCAGTATTTGTAGAAATAAGTTAACCTATGTATAGAAATATGTTATttgttgtaaatacatttttactttgaatttcaggtttaCTTGAACCATTTCTGTGTGTTCATAGAAGCATTgcaaactttacacaaatgtctTTCGTTATATTCACTTTATATTAAATGATTTACAAGACTAAGTAGTGAAACTACACATTTATAGGTGTGTTGTTTTTTGAACTGTTGTatagtaattgttgttgttgactTATTGTCAAGAGGAGACCTCTACCTCAATATCTAACAGCTTCAACCAATAACGTGTTAGAAATTAATGGAAATGTATCTTAGCAGGGTCttcttgtttaacccttaccctgccaaatttctaaaatggactggtccatcattcaatttgggtaacaCCATTTATTTTtggaggggtgttcactgaaaattgatTGACTGAAtagcatggatgtgcaggctgatcttggtttgcactggtcacaaaggcaaaatcacttgccaccagcaggctaagggttaagacaCTTTCTAAAAGTGGATAAGACTAAACAGTTTACCATTTAAATGTCCAGATATCGATGCCAAACTTATTTTGGCCTGCGCGAAAATTATGTCTATGGAAATGTGTATGACAGTCCAACAATATTATAGTAATTTGAAAAGACATATAAGATCCTGTATAATTACATTGTTTCATAGTCAAGAAAAGTTTTCTACctgttttatattattgttgCCAAAAATTTTATTACACCTATTCTCCAATTGTATTCTTGGATGGTTGTACAATGAATTTCACACAACAGAAATAAATTGGGTTTTTCTCAGAGAACATTAACAGATTTAAATGTTCAGAAAGATCTATAAAAGAAGacaaatttctataatgtacaTTTCAGCTGTTTATTCAATCTTCATGAGGTTAATACTTTGTTAGAAGTGAAATGCATtgttaacaaaatactttattagaaaaaaattcttaGAAACAAAATCATTAGGTGAATACTTCGTTAGGAACAAAATTGTCAGGTGAATACTTTGTTAGGAACAAAATTTTCAGGTGAATACTTTGTTAGGAACAACATTGTCTGGTGAATACTTGGTTAGGAACAAAATTGTCAGGTGAATACTTTGTTAGGAACAACATTGTCAGGTGAAGACTTTGTTAGGAACAAAATTGTCAGGTGAATACTTTGTTAGGAACAACATTGTCAGGTGAATACTTGGTTAGTAACAAAATTGTTGAATACTTTGTTAGGAACAAATGGCAAAAATCTGAATTTGTAAATATACATTTGTTTGAAAAGTGATCTGAATATAgtacaaatttgtttttgtttttatttacaggGT comes from the Mercenaria mercenaria strain notata chromosome 9, MADL_Memer_1, whole genome shotgun sequence genome and includes:
- the LOC123546584 gene encoding uncharacterized protein LOC123546584, whose product is MKFENVSVLTTGIKDIIKHMRYCWVDRKGMICEQRGVFRVNCVDCLDRTNVVQTAIARIVMETQCRKLGLLAPDENLPENCRKIFQQLWANTGDAISKQYAGTAALKGDFTRTGERKITGMMKDGVNSANRYYLRFKDTYRQAAIDVTHGQPVSEDILSGRLRVPEDDVREMLEKEENVKQLIEDCKKMLIVEPEECLGGWGLINADPVTGDSDRQEIDIILLLSQRAVYVAWYDDEEEQVNEYQRIFLEDIEKLEIGAEHSLIRTKSIVMRLYYRHYADEGFFHTFKAPGTRLFNNLVIPVKTQDEAKEQLRVVCEAFAAAQNLLKLELTIEEKTKLEKRKTHSHPEVMDIHQQLQENSLSQIKLPRDISSTDIPSQPDSNTSSPRMRHRLSPLLYAKNSSQTQNQSSPQESQDQVSGSKRSHQIGPYVNAKAAMVKSWMPKLNKPTAGSVELSVPKLNIKSLNLVGKLKTGREDASRLFSKVPGTSIFYKKDKRTSDTVDEPDVFINVDNTMKAPQRTQSDRKRTFSKDDSSLDESFEVTETDLEKEVVLDSCGILATSAKQILESPQYSVDEPDDNVEEVQLELESSVTEVKKDEQEEGEIVFDIGELQKAGENETKPTAEVGTSEVGVRRSAASFKCFCRETDSCPHKVNEALEDVWIKRTDVKADEENTPTSLDLSLGQKRVIDNSEADKILSKYSKAKQALSHPSMRNSMSDSAIAGKDITVAFTNVADDAESPKAVLEYDFEANPKLQKKLPNLLQSTKMPRKSHRIYESLKQHIEKQLCDQTCQSTIIFI